One Brassica napus cultivar Da-Ae chromosome A1, Da-Ae, whole genome shotgun sequence genomic region harbors:
- the BNAA01G09980D gene encoding uncharacterized protein BNAA01G09980D produces the protein MDSAFVDRAWDKWVKGNLGSSGSPLKAAVLINYDPTGPSRLLSTIAEQEGIDLYPVELKQFIDFMRRGSLPTETFVLGSNQYIITSVHENWFAARCLNTTQPAGEGAIVMQTAVYVLVALYDGSIGSASRAMAAADHFASQLGRKNL, from the exons ATGGATTCTGCGTTTGTGGATAGAGCTTGGGACAAATGGGTCAAGGGTAACCTCGGCTCTTCAG GAAGTCCATTGAAGGCTGCTGTCTTAATTAACTACGACCCTACAGGACCTTCTCGTCTCTTATCAACAAT AGCTGAGCAAGAAGGGATTGATCTCTATCCAGTTGAGCTGAAGCAGTTCATCGATTTCATGAGACGTGGCAGTCTTCCGACCGAGACCTTTGTTCTTGGATCCAACCAGT ACATAATAACATCAGTTCACGAGAATTGGTTTGCTGCTCGGTGCTTGAACACAACACAGCCTGCTGGTGAAGGAGCTATTGTTATGCAGACCGCTGTTTATGTATTAGTTGCTCT GTATGATGGATCTATTGGTTCAGCTTCTCGAGCTATGGCTGCAGCTGATCATTTTGCATCGCAGCTGGGTCGGAAAAACTTATAG
- the LOC106434275 gene encoding long-chain-alcohol oxidase FAO4A: MEYQNKTCLHKDSTEATFDVEFGGLRQEDETKTVYANSMTAREMESLVAICDTLIPSLDASEVGHLDDGVAGYYSASASHTGTPDRVARLMSERLHHPKKWILRVGLWSLSTWIGSLVMCGRRSFTGEYPYFRRFCWLPETQREEILLIWASSYFILLRMFFRSIKLITAFVFFTQVDEKGNNVAWKAIGYNGPSSDHSDHEEEINEKTTKKNKHDEIFGPLYNGIIDLKNPREAVTKKLTGHGFTVSTHKRTNNGSSISDPVMTIQCDAVVVGSGSGGGVVAGMLAKAGYKVLVVEKGNYYARSNLSLHEGQALDEMYLSGGLLATTDMDVVILAGSTVGGGSTINWSASIKTPEHVMKEWSEKSELEMFGSHLYREAMDVVCERMGVQCEFLEEGFNNEILRKGCENLGLPVKNIPRNAPSDHYCGFCCLGCKKGQKQGTSETWLVDLVESGNGLILPGCEAMEVLYECKGGKKTKTSTGIAFAFGKDIYMVESRATIVACGALRTPHLLKRSGLKNGSIGRNLCLHPVVMAWGWFPEEEEWPEKKKRSYQGGIMTAMSSVVNEETKNSYGETVIQTPSLHPGLFSGVIPWTSSKEFKSRMLKFSRTAHVFTLLRDKGTGTINSKSSIEYNLNNEDEESLKKGLERVLNILTAAGAEEIGTHNSEGKSLNVKTTSAVEIERFVREESSKSLKDLSGQICSAHQMGSCRMGTSPEVSAVKPTGETWEVEGLFVADTSVFPTALGVNPMVTVQSIAYCIGLNVVDALKRKK, from the exons ATggaatatcaaaacaaaaccTGCCTTCATAAAGATTCGACGGAAGCAACATTCGACGTCGAATTTGGAGGTCTCCGGCAGGAAGATGAAACGAAGACGGTTTATGCAAACTCAATGACTGCGCGTGAGATGGAATCTCTTGTTGCGATCTGCGATACTCTAATACCATCGCTCGACGCTTCTGAAGTAGGACACCTAGATGACGGCGTCGCTGGATATTACTCCGCCTCCGCTTCTCATACCGGAACTCCCGATCGT GTGGCAAGGTTAATGAGTGAAAGACTTCACCACCCAAAAAAGTGGATTTTAAGAGTAGGACTGTGGTCACTCTCCACTTGGATCGGAAGTCTTGTCATGTGTGGTCGGAGAAGTTTCACCGGCGAGTATCCTTACTTCAGGAGATTCTGCTGGCTGCCGGAGACACAGAGAGAAGAAATATTGCTCATCTGGGCTTCAAGCTATTTCATACTCCTTAGAATGTTCTTTAGGTCCATCAAACTTATCACTGCCTTTGTCTTCTTTACTCAG gTGGATGAAAAAGGAAATAACGTGGCGTGGAAAGCAATAGGATACAATGGACCCAGCTCTGACCATAGTGATCAtgaagaagaaataaatgagAAGACGacgaaaaaaaacaaacatgatGAGATCTTTGGACCACTTTATAATGGCATCATCGATCTCAAAAACCCTAGAGAAGCAGTGACAAAGAAGTTAACCGGTCACGGGTTCACAGTTTCAACTCACAAGAGGACTAACAACGGATCATCTATTTCTGACCCAGTGATGACAATCCAGTGTGATGCCGTGGTTGTTGGGTCAGGATCCGGGGGAGGAGTGGTGGCTGGAATGTTAGCCAAGGCTGGTTACAAAGTTTTGGTGGTGGAGAAAGGAAACTACTATGCACGAAGCAATCTCTCTTTACATGAAGGACAAGCACTTGATGAGATGTACTTATCCGGTGGGTTATTAGCGACTACCGACATGGACGTAGTGATCCTCGCCGGGTCTACGGTCGGAGGCGGTTCAACGATTAACTGGTCGGCCTCGATCAAGACACCAGAACATGTCATGAAGGAATGGTCGGAAAAGTCTGAACTGGAAATGTTTGGAAGCCATTTGTATCGAGAGGCAATGGATGTTGTGTGTGAGAGAATGGGTGTTCAATGCGAGTTTTTAGAAGAAGGGTTTAACAATGAGATCTTGAGGAAGGGTTGTGAAAATTTAGGGTTACCGGTgaagaatattccgaggaatgcTCCATCGGATCATTACTGTGGGTTTTGTTGCTTGGGTTGCAAGAAAGGTCAAAAGCAAGGGACTTCAGAGACTTGGCTTGTAGATTTAGTGGAATCTGGTAACGGTTTGATCCTTCCAGGTTGTGAAGCGATGGAAGTCTTGTACGAGTGCAAAGGTGGGAAGAAGACAAAGACATCCACTGGAATTGCGTTTGCGTTTGGGAAAGACATCTACATGGTGGAGTCTAGGGCCACGATAGTGGCTTGCGGTGCGCTTAGAACGCCTCATTTGTTGAAACGCAGCGGTTTGAAGAACGGTAGCATTGGGAGAAACCTTTGTTTACATCCAGTGGTTATGGCTTGGGGATGGTTCCCAGAGGAGGAGGAATGGCctgagaagaaaaaaaggagCTACCAAGGAGGTATCATGACCGCAATGTCTAGCGTTGTAAACGAAGAAACGAAGAACTCTTATGGCGAAACGGTGATTCAGACACCTTCTCTTCATCCAGGGTTGTTCTCAGGGGTTATTCCTTGGACATCAAGCAAGGAGTTCAAAAGCCGAATGCTCAAATTTTCAAGAACCGCACACGTTTTCACGCTTTTGAGAGACAAAGGAACCGGAACAATCAACTCCAAGAGTTCGATCGAGTACAACTTAAACAATGAAGACGAAGAGAGTCTAAAGAAGGGACTTGAGAGAGTCTTGAACATTTTGACCGCGGCAGGAGCTGAGGAGATTGGGACACATAACTCAGAAGGGAAGAGTTTGAACGTTAAAACAACGAGTGCGGTAGAGATTGAGCGGTTTGTGAGAGAAGAGAGTTCAAAGAGCTTGAAGGATTTGTCAGGACAGATATGTTCAGCTCATCAAATGGGAAGTTGTAGGATGGGAACTAGTCCAGAAGTATCTGCGGTGAAGCCAACGGGAGAGACTTGGGAGGTCGAAGGCTTATTTGTGGCGGACACAAGTGTTTTTCCAACGGCTTTAGGAGTTAATCCAATGGTCACCGTTCAGTCTATCGCTTATTGTATTGGCCTTAATGTTGTTGATGCTCTTAAGAGGAAGAAATGA
- the LOC106434366 gene encoding uncharacterized protein LOC106434366 has product MTTPPCRTINANNAIAAPSPSGMIFHGKRLVKSSSPGLNLPTKRLAWSLSSPGRFLSSPVASSSTSAAVTSNSTNRLEALEEGIEKVIYQCRFMAFLGTLGSLLGSVLCFIKGCQYVGDSFVQYSVNRGKVILLLVEAIDTYLLGTVMLVFGMGLYELFISNLTTSETISHDSVSNRSSLFGMFPLKERPQWLEVKTVSELKTKLGHVIVMLLLIGLFDKSRKVAITSVADLLCISASIFLSSACLFLLSRLNGSH; this is encoded by the exons ATGACAACTCCTCCTTGCCGGACCATAAACGCTAATAATGCTATCGCCGCGCCATCGCCTTCGGGAATGATCTTCCACGGTAAGAGGCTCGTGAAATCAAGCTCACCTGGCTTGAATCTCCCGACGAAGAGATTGGCTTGGAGCTTAAGTTCTCCGGGGAGGTTTCTCTCTTCTCCAGTGGCCTCTAGTTCTACATCGGCGGCTGTGACATCGAATTCTACGAATCGACTGGAAGCTTTAGAAGAAGGGATTGAgaag GTCATTTATCAATGTAGATTCATGGCGTTTCTTGGAACTTTAGGATCTCTTTTGGGATCGGTTCTGTGTTTCATCAAG GGATGTCAGTACGTCGGAGACTCGTTTGTGCAGTACTCTGTGAACCGTGGGAAGGTGATATTACTTCTGGTAGAAGCCATAG ATACATACCTTCTAGGAACTGTGATGTTGGTCTTCGGGATGGGCCTTTACGAGCTCTTCATTAGCAACCTCACAACTTCGGAAACCATTTCACACGACAGTGTTTCCAATAGATCGAGTCTCTTTGGCATGTTCCCCTTAAAG gAGCGACCTCAATGGTTAGAGGTGAAAACAGTTAGTGAGCTGAAGACGAAGCTGGGACATGTTATAGTGATGCTACTGTTGATTGGTTTGTTCGACAAGAGCAGGAAAGTTGCCATCACTTCTGTCGCGGATTTGCTATGTATCTCTGCTTCTATCTTTCTTTcttcggcttgtctcttcttgCTCTCTAGGCTCAATGGCTCACACTGA
- the LOC106373357 gene encoding protein MODIFYING WALL LIGNIN-2-like: MHNHVLHSVVFLLGLVSFITCFIAEFNRTKKEDVRWDTERTCHIPRSHAFWLGTAAVLCFCVAQIVGNIVVFRIYRTGTKREDGYKITNLTLPTVLLILSWSNFVVVVLILSTAISMSRLQPFGEGWLEEDCYLVKDGVFAASGCLSILGLGALTISANKTKVKKQQQQLEAIITKDQDQTKPEGRKQNHDDHQMNKSETVIYFVEEAPSTADDRI, from the exons ATGCACAACCATGTTCTCCACTCGGTCGTGTTCCTTCTTGGTCTCGTTTCCTTCATCACATGTTTTATAGCCGAGTTCAATAGAACAAAG AAAGAAGACGTTCGATGGGACACAGAGAGGACCTGTCATATACCAAGAAGCCATGCTTTTTGGCTCGGAACAGCCGCTGTTCTTTGCTTCTGTGTTGCTCAGATCGTTGGAAACATAGTTGTGTTCCGAATTTACAGGACAGGAACCAAAAGAGAAGATGGTTACAAGATTACTAATCTTACTTTACCAACTGTTCTTTTGATTCTCTCctg GTCGAATTTTGTGGTCGTGGTTTTGATTCTGAGTACTGCAATAAGCATGAGCCGACTGCAGCCTTTCGGAGAAGGATGGCTTGAAGAAGATTGTTACCTTGTCAAAGACGGTGTCTTTGCAGCGTCAGGTTGCTTATCCATCCTTGGACTAGGAGCCTTGACTATATCAGCCAATAAGACCAAAGTAAagaagcagcaacaacaacTTGAGGCAATCATAACCAAAGACCAAGACCAAACAAAACCAGAAGGAAGAAAGCAGAACCATGATGATCACCAAATGAACAAGTCAGAAACTGTCATTTATTTTGTGGAAGAAGCACCTTCCACTGCTGATGACAggatataa